A stretch of DNA from Erwinia aphidicola:
TCTCGACGATGAATTCGCCTAACGTTTTCATAACACAATCCCTGAATCTGCGGTTGAGTAGCAGCCTGCTTCACAAACTGCCAACGTATGCGTACGCAGTCTAGCCGATTGGGCGCTAAAGAACATAGGGCAAATCCGTTTCTTCCGCACGATGGGGACGGTACACTGTGCGGGAACTTTTTAAGCAACGGACCTTTTATGCGTATTCATATCCTCGGTATCTGTGGCACTTTCATGGGCGGTCTGGCGATGCTGGCACGCGAGCTTGGCCATGAAGTCACGGGCTCAGATGCTAACGTCTACCCGCCAATGAGCACGCTGCTGGAAAAGCAGGGTATTGATTTAATTCAGGGTTATGACGCCTCACAGCTCGATCCCGCCCCGGACCTGGTGATCATCGGCAACGCCATGACGCGCGGCAATCCGTGTGTGGAAGCAGTGCTGGAGCGCAATATTCCTTACCTCTCCGGCCCGCAGTGGCTGCACGATTACGTGCTGCGCGACCGCTGGGTGATTGCGGTGGCGGGAACCCACGGCAAAACCACCACCGCAGGCATGGCAGCGTGGATTTTACAGGCCTGCGGCTATCAGCCGGGGTTTGTGATTGGTGGCGTACCGGGGAATTTCGAGGTTTCGGCGAATTTAGGAAAAAGCCCATTCTTCGTGATCGAGGCCGACGAGTACGACTGTGCGTTCTTCGACAAGCGTTCCAAGTTCGTGCACTACTGTCCGCGCACCCTGATCCTCAACAACCTTGAGTTTGACCACGCCGATATCTTTGACGATCTGCGTGCGGTGCAGAAGCAGTTCCACCACCTGGTGCGCATCGTGCCGGGGCAGGGCAAGATCATCCTGCCGGAGCACGATGCCAATATTAAGCAGGTGATGGCGATGGGCTGCTGGAGCGAGCAGGAAACCGTGGGTGAAAACGGCCACTGGCAGGCGAAGAAGCTGTCGCCGGATGCGTCGCACTGGGAAGTGCTGCTGGACGGTGAGCGCGTAGCCGAGGTCAACTGGGCGCTGGTCGGCGAGCACAATATGCATAACGGCATGATGGCGATTGCTGCGGCACGCCATGTGGGCGTGAAGCCGGAAGATGCC
This window harbors:
- the mpl gene encoding UDP-N-acetylmuramate:L-alanyl-gamma-D-glutamyl-meso-diaminopimelate ligase, which encodes MRIHILGICGTFMGGLAMLARELGHEVTGSDANVYPPMSTLLEKQGIDLIQGYDASQLDPAPDLVIIGNAMTRGNPCVEAVLERNIPYLSGPQWLHDYVLRDRWVIAVAGTHGKTTTAGMAAWILQACGYQPGFVIGGVPGNFEVSANLGKSPFFVIEADEYDCAFFDKRSKFVHYCPRTLILNNLEFDHADIFDDLRAVQKQFHHLVRIVPGQGKIILPEHDANIKQVMAMGCWSEQETVGENGHWQAKKLSPDASHWEVLLDGERVAEVNWALVGEHNMHNGMMAIAAARHVGVKPEDAGRALNEFINARRRLELRGESNGIKVYDDFAHHPTAILATLSALRGKVGGTARILAVLEPRSNTMKMGISKNDLAPSLARADEVFLFQPHHIPWQVSEVADACIQPAQWSADIDTLVEMIAKKAQPGDTILVMSNGGFGGIHQKLLDRLA